The Panacibacter microcysteis genome includes a window with the following:
- the lptC gene encoding LPS export ABC transporter periplasmic protein LptC, translating into MTKTFSSARIFTAAFLSGCFFICSCENSMEEVNSLNVKRASVDVVDSVTSYMSQAGIVKAKLTAPVMTRTDADTPLVEFPKSLQVEFYDDSTKPESHLFARYGKYLEKQGKVFLRDSVFVFNMKKGDTMLTNELWWDKNKEIFYNSKPVIIKQAGNQNMRGDSIIADQNFNSYTLFNGSGLRNIPDSSLPK; encoded by the coding sequence ATGACTAAAACTTTTTCTTCCGCAAGAATATTTACAGCAGCCTTTTTATCGGGCTGCTTTTTTATATGCAGTTGTGAAAACAGCATGGAAGAAGTAAACAGTCTTAATGTAAAACGTGCCAGCGTAGACGTAGTTGACAGTGTAACCAGCTATATGAGCCAGGCTGGCATCGTTAAGGCAAAACTTACAGCACCTGTAATGACAAGAACAGATGCCGACACACCCCTTGTAGAGTTTCCCAAAAGCCTGCAGGTAGAGTTTTATGATGACAGTACAAAACCGGAAAGCCATCTCTTTGCACGTTATGGAAAGTACCTGGAGAAACAGGGCAAAGTTTTTCTGCGGGATAGTGTATTTGTTTTCAATATGAAAAAAGGTGACACTATGCTTACCAATGAATTGTGGTGGGATAAGAATAAAGAAATTTTTTACAACAGTAAGCCGGTTATCATAAAGCAGGCTGGCAACCAAAATATGCGGGGAGACAGTATTATTGCAGACCAGAACTTCAACAGCTATACACTTTTCAACGGCTCAGGGCTACGAAATATTCCCGATAGTTCGCTTCCTAAATAG
- a CDS encoding c-type cytochrome: MKAIMFISAICLACTVLFSSFRQQTFDLKASIERGKDVYSAYCQACHMDEGQGVEGAFPPLAKSDYLMADKKRSVEQVIYGVKGEMKVNGVIYNGEMPESDLRDEQVSDVLNYIRNSFGNKGAAVTPADVKALRK; encoded by the coding sequence ATGAAAGCAATAATGTTTATAAGTGCTATATGCCTGGCTTGCACGGTACTATTCAGTTCTTTTCGCCAACAAACCTTTGATTTAAAGGCCAGCATTGAAAGAGGGAAGGATGTGTACAGTGCTTATTGCCAGGCTTGCCACATGGATGAAGGGCAGGGTGTGGAAGGCGCGTTTCCTCCGTTGGCAAAATCGGATTACCTGATGGCTGATAAAAAGCGTTCTGTTGAGCAGGTTATATATGGCGTAAAAGGTGAAATGAAAGTAAATGGTGTAATATACAATGGTGAAATGCCGGAAAGCGACCTGAGAGACGAACAGGTGAGCGATGTTCTTAATTACATACGCAATTCTTTTGGCAATAAAGGTGCTGCCGTAACCCCGGCTGACGTAAAAGCGCTGAGAAAATAA